The Pseudomonas fluorescens genome segment CACCGCAGCTCCCACATGTTTTACGGCGAACACAACATTTGTGAACGACCGGACCCTTGTGGGAGCTGGCTTGCCAGCGATGGCGGTCTAGACAGCCGCGCGATTCGGATTGACCCGCACCACGCCCGCCCGCGCCTCGATCTGCTCTTTCAGCTCATGGCGCATCCCGAGCATGAACGCCAGTTCGGCCACCACAAAAAGCGGCCCGACAATCAACCCGCTCACGTCATCGACAAACGCCGGTTTGCGCCCTTCATAGTGGTGCCCGACAAACTGGATCACCCAGCCGATCACAAACATCGCAAGACCTGCGCTCAGCCAGACCAGGGTGCTCTGCTGCGCCAGGACATGCCCGGCCCAGACCGACAGCCCCATCAGCACGGTCATCAAAATCCCGAGCTTCAGCTCCAGGCGCAGGTAAAACCATGCCGAAGCAAGGGCCACGATCACCGCCGGGGAAATCCACAAGTTGCCCACCGACCATTCCGGCCGCGACAACAGCACGGCCACCGCCACCACAATCAGCGGAATCCCGATAAAGTGGCTGGCGATGTTGCGCGGGTCACGGTGGTAAGCGGCGTATTGACTCAAATGATCGACGAGGCTTTTCATTGTTGTTCCTCCTGTAGGGTGATCGAATCATGCCCCGGGTTCACGGCTCGCTCTGTCAGGCAGGCGACAATCTTTAGGAGAACGCATGGATAAGGTCTGGCGCGAGCGCCTGTTGACCGGGCAATGGTTCAGTCATCTGCCGCTGTCCTTTCAGGATAGTCTGCTGGCGGCGGCCCGGGAGCGGCGGCTGGCGGCGGGGCAGCGGCTGTTCCAGCGCGGTGATGCGCCGTGCGGGCTGTACGCGGTGCTCGACGGCGCGGTACGCATCGGCGCAGTCAGCGAGCAGGGCAAGGAGGCGCTGCTGAGCCTGGTGGAGGCGCCCCACTGGTTCGGCGAAATCTGCCTGTTCGACGGCCAGCCCCGCACCCACGATGCCTGTGCGGTCGGGCCTTGTACGCTGCTGAACATTCCCCAGGCTACGCTGCTGAAATTGCTCGACGAGCAACCCGTCTACTGGCGGCATCTCGCGCTGTTGATGAGCCACAAGCTGCGCCTGACCTTCATCAATCTTGAACAGCTGAGCCTGTTGCCGGCCCCGGCGCGCCTGGCTCACCGACTGCTGATGATTGCCGAAGGCTACGGCGAACTCGACCCGCCACGCTGTGTGCTGCAACTGCCCCAGGAACAGTTGGCATCGATGCTGTCGCTGTCGCGGCAGACCACCAACCAGATCCTCAAGGACCTGAAAGATCAGGGAATCATTGGTCTCGGTTATGGGGAAATCGAGATTCTGGACATGGAAAAACTGCGCGCCACCTGTCAGATCTGACAGTAGCGGACGCATATCGGGCGGTGTACAAGAGGTGGGTCGAATATGACCACAAAAGGAGTTGGACCCGATGAACAGTAAAGCTGCCGGCACCGCTGATTACTCTGACCTCCCTGTCAATAAAAGCGTCCCCGCACCAGTCGTTGTCAAACCCCAGGGTGACGTCAACAACCCGGTTGAATTCTCTGGTACTGGTCTGGCTGGGTGGCGGGTATGGATCATGGAAGTTCCGATTGATGGTGATCCGTTTGCTTCAGCTCTAGTCGGCCCGGATGGTACTTGGTCTGTCAAAGCGACACTGCCCAAAGCTGAATATCAGGCTTTCGCGGTACAGATGGATAATCGTGAAAGGTCTGAATGGAGCCCGTTTTTCAAGTTCAAGGTCAATTAATGAACATCTGGTCCGCAAGCTGATTTCCGACACAGCGGCGGTAGGAGAGTTTGCGAAGAAGAAAAGACCCTGATCATCCAATATTGCCGTCGATGGAGCAGGGCTTTTCTTGCCGAATCTGTCTGAGCTACGAACCGCGATAGGTCGAGAAGCCATACGGGCTCAGCAGCAGCGGAATGTGATAGTGCTGATCCGTCTGCTTCACTTTGAAAATCACCGGAATCTCCGGAAAAAACGTCTCGTGCTTCGTCTTCTCGAAGTACTCGCCGGTCTTGAACACCACCCGGTATTCACCCGCCTCGAACGGTTTGTTCGCCGGGAACAGTTCGGCGATCCGTCCCTGTTCATTGGTGGTGCCCTGCGCCAGCGGCTGCCAGTCCTGACCGACATGACGCTCCAGCGTCACGTTGATGCCCGGCGAAGGCAGGCCGTTTTCCAGATTGAGTACGTGCACGCTCAGCGGGTTGCCGGCAGCCAGCGCCAGGCTCGAAAAAGCGCTCAGGCCGAGCGCGGCAAAAGTGATGCGCAGTGGGGTCATGGTGATGCTCCTGGGTTCAAGTACGGTTGATGGACAGGCCGACGATGTTGGCAGCCTTGATTGCGCAGGCTTCGTCCTGCTCACCGCCGCCGGAGCCGGCCACGCCCATGGCGCCGACCAGTTCTTTTCCGGCGAACAACGGAATGCCACCACCGAGCAACAGCAATTCATCGAGGGTATTGAGGTTGGCGGTTTCCGGATTGCTGCGGGCGCGCTCGGCGAACACCCGGGTCGGGGTTTTCGTCGATAGCGCGGTGTAGGCCTTGCGTTGGCTGGCGGCGGTGTTGTGCGGGCCGATACCGTCGCCGCGCAAAGTCACCAGCAGGTTGCCGCCACGGTCGAGCACCGACACCGTGCCAGTGCAGTTTTCCAGCGTTGCATCGGCCAGCCGCCGTGCGGTTTTCAGATCGAGGTCGGCATGACGGGGCAGCTCAGGTGCGGCGAATGCGGTGGCGCCGAGGCTGATTGCCAGGCTGGCGATCAAGTATTTAGCGGTCATGGGCAGGCTCCAAAAGCGAAGGCCGCCACCTTATCCGCCGGTCCCCGTCGTAACCTCGTCAGTCGGATTACATGTTTGTAATGGGCAATGTCGCCGAAGGGGCCTAGCCTGTGCTTCTGATCAATCGAGGTGTGCCATGCGTTTGCTGGTCGTAGAAGATGAAGCCAAAACCGCGAACTTCATCGCCAAAGGGCTGGGAGAGTCGGGTTTTGCCGTGGACGTGGCGCTGAATGGCCTCGACGGTCGCTACTTTATTGAGCAGCAGGAGTATGACCTGATCATCCTCGACGTGATGCTGCCGGGCCTCAACGGCTGGCAATTGCTCCAGCTGATCCGCCAGCGTGGCGCCACGCCGGTGCTGTTCCTGACGGCGAAGGACGCCATCGAGGACCGCGTGCGCGGCCTCGAGCTGGGGGCCGATGACTATTTGCTCAAGCCATTCGCCTTCGCCGAATTGCTCGCACGGGTACGGACGTTGCTACGGCGTGGGCCGATGCGCGAAGCCGAGTCGTACAGCATCGCCGATCTGGAAATCGACGTGCTGCGCCGTCGGGTCAGCCGTGGCGGTCAGCGCATCGCCCTGACCAACAAGGAGTTCGCCCTGCTGCATTTGCTCGCCAGCCGTCAGGGTGAAGTGCTGTCGCGCACGCTGATCGCTTCGCAGGTGTGGAACCTGAATTTCGACAGCGACACCAACATGGTCGAAGTCGCGGTGCGCCGGCTGCGTTCGAAAGTCGATGATCCGTACATGCCCAAACTGATCCACACCGTGCGCGGGGTCGGCTATCAACTCGAAGCGCCCGACGATGCGCGCTAGGTCGATCGCCTGGCGCCTTGCCCTGGCGTTCGCCGCCGTTTGTGCGCTGGTACTCGGCGCGATCGGCGTGTTCCTGTATCGCTCGCTGGCCTCGGAACTCGCCTGGCGCGACGACATGGCGTTGCTCGGTCGTCTGGAGCAAGTACGCGCATTGCTCGCCGACAGCGACAGCCTCGACGCCTTGCAGGCGCGGCCACGGCTGTACCAGAACATGCTCGGCAACCTCGACAGTCTGCTGCTGGTGCAACGCGCTGACGGCTCGAATGTGATCACGATCAACCCTCGCCAACGCGCACTGCCGTCGGTGCCGGCCATCCCCCGGGATCAACCGCCGCAACGCAGCGATGTGCTGGTCTGGCAAGCGTCGGACGGTGTCGAACTGGCCCTGTTGTCAGGTCAGGCCCAAGGCCCGAACGGCGAATCGCTGACCGTGATCGCCGGCAAGGTCTTGAGCGAGCGCGAGCAGATGCTCGGCAGCTATCGCCTGCGTTTGTATCTGGCCGTCGGACTGGGTGCCGTGCTCGCCTTCACCCTTGGCCTGGTACTGTTGCGCCGCGGTTTGCGGCCTCTGCGCAAGCTGAGTGAGGCGCTGCGTGGCATCGACCTGCGCAGCCTCGACCAACGGGTTCCCACCACCGGCACGCCAACCGAATTGCTGGAGCCGGTACAAGCGTTGAACGGCATGCTCGGGCGGCTCGACGACGGTTTTCAGCGTCTCTCACAGTTTTCCGCCGACCTCGCCCATGAAATCCGCACGCCCCTGCACACCTTGCTGGCGAGCAACGGCCAGGCACTGAATCACCCGCGCACCAGCACCGAGTATCAGGATGTACTGGCGTCGAACATGGAAGAGTTCGAACGGCTCAAGCGTATGGCCGAAAACCTGATGTTTCTCGCCCGCGCAGAGCAGGCCGAACGGGCGCTCGATCTGCGCCCGCTCAAGCTGCACGATATCGGCGAAGAGTTGTGCGACTACTTCGAAGCCCTGGCCGATGACCGGGAAATCCGCCTCGAAAACACGTTCAGCGGTGAACTGCTGGCGGATCAACAACTGCTGCAACGCGCCTTGGGCAACCTGTTGGCCAACGCCGTGCGCCATGCCGATGCCGGATCTGTCATCAGCTTGCGCCGGCGCGATGAACCAGGCGTGTGCTGGCTGCAGGTCCATAACCTGGGCCCGGTCATCGCGCAGGAGCATCTGGGCAAACTGTTCGACCGCTTCTACCGCGTCGACCCGTCCCGCGCCGAACCGGGAGATTCCGGCGGATTGGGATTGGCGATCGTGCAGTCGATCATGCAGTTGCATGGGGGGCGGGTGCGGGTCAGCAGTGATGCAAATGGCACCGTGTTTGAACTGGGGTTTATGTTGGTCTGACGGGCGCTTTCGCGGGCAAGCCCGCTCCCACAATGGTCGAGGTGTGACGCGGATTTTTGTACGCCCCAATCCTTGTGGGAGCGGGCTTGCCCGCGAAGAGGCTGGTCGATTCAGAACAAATTCCAGCCCCGTCAGCGCAACTGATCCCGAAACTGCCCCGGTGTCATCCCCGTCCAGCGCTTGAACGCCCGGCTGAAGCTGCTGGTATCGGCAAATCCCAGTAAATAACTGACTTCGCTCAGCGAGCATTGCGGATCGCGCAGGTGCAGCAGCGCGAGGTTTTCGCGGCTTTCATTCAGCAGGGTGTCGAAGCGGCAACCCTCGTCCGCCAGGTGCCGTTGCAGACTGCGCAGGCTCAAGTGCAGAGCCTGGGCGATGCGTTCGGCGCTGGGTTCGCCTTCGGGCAGTTGTTCTTCGATGGCGTCGCGCACCTTGCGCTCCCAGGTCAGGGGCTGGAGCTGGGCGAGGGTGCGTTTGAGCACCGCTTCGTTGTGCTCGGCCAGTTCCGGGTTGGCGTCGTCGAGGTGGCTGTCGAAGTCGGCGAGGGCGAACTCGATGCAGTCTTCTTCGGCTGAAAAATGCACCGGCGAGCGGAACACTTTGTGCCATTGATGTGCATCGGTGGGTTCCGGGCGGCGCAGGTACACCGCCAGTGGCGCGTAGTCGCGGCCCAGACGATTGCGGCAGGTACGCACGTAGATCGCGGCGAAGGCGTCGATGGCTTCGAAGGCAGGCGCCGGGTTGTCGACCGGGATCTTCAGGCGAAACCGATAGCGGTCTTCGGTGCGGGTCAGCTCCAGTTCCAGCGCGTCGCTGACCACCTGGTGATAACGCACGATCCGCTCGAACACTTCCCGCAGGCTGCCGCTGGCCACCAACGCATAGCCCAGCGCATGAAAGGTCGTGGGGCTGACAAACCGCGACACCCGCAAACCGATCGCCGGATCACCGCTGACCTGCACTGCGATTTCCCACAGGCGTGTGGTCGCGGACAACGGATAGCGGGCGTTCGGGTCGTCCATCAATTGCGGATCGAGCCCGGCCTGCTGGCACAGGGCAGTGCTGTCCAGCCCCAGCGCGTCGAGTTGCTTGCGCAGGGCGCGGGTCCAGCTGGCGAGAGAAGTCGGTTCCTTCATGCTGATTGGCGCTTCCGGTCAACAGGTTGGCGTTCTCGGCTACCGCGTTTGGAGTCCGCGCGGGGCAGGATACGAACATCAATAATCAGAGGATGGAAGCATGGACCGTACTTCTGCAAGTCCCCAGCGACACAATGCTGCCCAGCGATCAGCGCATATTCGCGAAGTGGTGCTGGCCAAAGGCGTCGAGCTGCGCGAGCGCTACCCGATTCTCAAGCATCAGGATGCCCTTGGTGCGGGAATTCTGGCCTTCGCCCTGGCCGGGATGATCGGATCGGCGGCGCTCTATATCACCGGGCAATTGGCGTGGTGGGTGTGCTTGCTATTGAACGCCTTTTTCGCTTCGCTGACCCACGAACTCGAACACGACCTGATCCACAGCATGTATTTCCGCAAACAGCGCGTGCCGCACAACCTGATGATGGGCCTGGTGTGGCTGGCGCGGCCGAGCACGATCAACCCTTGGATCCGCCGTCATTTGCACCTCAATCATCACAAGGTGTCCGGCACCGAAACCGACATGGAAGAGCGGGCGATCACCAATGGCGAACCCTGGGGTTTTGCGCGGTTGCTGATGGTTGGCGACAACGTGATGTCGGCGCTTATCCGCATGCTCCGGGCCAAGACCTGGGCGCACAAGTACAGCATCATCAAACGCACGCTGAAAGTCTACGCGCCGCTGGCGCTGGTGCATTGGGGGGCGTGGTATGTGTTTCTCGGCTTCCACGCGGCCAATGGCATCGCTTACTTGATGGGCTCGCCGATCGAATGGTCGGCGACCACGTTGTCGGTGATGCAAGTGATCGACATCGCGGCTGTGGTGATCATCGGCCCGAACGTGTTGCGCACCTTCTGCCTGCACTTCATCAGTTCGAACATGCATTACTACGGGGATGTGGAGCCGGGCAATGTGCTGCAGCAGTGCCAAGTGTTGAACCCGTGGTGGCTGTGGCCGTTGCAGGCGTTCTGCTTCAACTTCGGCAGCAGTCACGGGATTCATCATTTTGTGGTGAAGGAGCCGTTCTACATTCGCCAGCTGACGGTGCCGGTGGCGCATAAGGTGATGCGGGAGATGGGGTTCGGTTTAACGATTTCGGGACGTTCGGGCGGGCGAACCGGTTTGTTCGCAAGGAAAATGAAGGGTTGGCGGGAAGGCAATTGAGGTGAATTGACTTTGTATGTTCGGCTTGAGAACCAGCCCTCACCCTAACCCTCTCCCGGGGGAGAGGGGACTGATTGGGGATATTGGAGAAGAACGCCGACGTGATCCTGATGTGCTGAATCCATAATCGACTCGGTATTTCAGGTCGATGTATAACGCGGAACACCTCGGTCAGCTCCCTCTCCCTCCGGGAGAGGGCTGGGGTGAGGGCAGCTCTTGATCGAAATCTCAATCCGGCTGAAACGGCGACTCACTCAAAATCACCCCGGTCTCCTCCACATACCGCTGCCAATGCTCGATCAGCGCTTCCAGCCTCTGCGGCTGGCTCGACGCCAGGTCATGAATCTCCCCCGGATCACTGCTCAGATCGTACAACTGCCAGGTCGCCGGCCCCACCGGGCCGGGGATCCACACCGCTTTCCACTGTCCCTGCCGAATCGCCCGGCGCCCGAACAGTTCCCACCCGGTGACGGTGTGTTCGTCATGCACCTGCGCCGTCTCGCCGGACAAGAACCCCAGCCACGATTTACCGCGCAAAGGCGCCACCGTTTTACCGTGCCACTGCTTGCCGGGATGGCGCACGCCGGCCAGATCGAGAATGGTCGGCGTGATGTCCATCACCGTGCCGAAACCATGGCTGATCTGCCCCTTTAACGGCAGCTGCGGATAGTGCAGCAGCGCCGGAACGCGAATCCCGCCCTCGGTGGTGAAGGCCTTGAACAGGCGTGACGGTGCGGTTGCCACCTGCGCCCAGTTCGGTCCGTACCAGACGTAGGAATTGGCGCGGCCGATGTTGTCGAGGCTGTTGTCGAAATGCTGGCTCAGATACGTCATCAGCTGCGGACCGAATTTCGGGAAGGCTTCCAGCAGCGCGCCTTCGGCACCGTTGTCGGACATGAACAGGATGAAGGTGTTGTCGAGCTGACCTTGTTGACGCAGATAATCGACGACGCGGCCGATGTTCCAGTCCATGCGCTCGACCATCGCTGCGTAGACTTCCATCGCCCGGGCGGAAATGCGTTTTTGTTCATCGCTCAGCGCGTCCCATTGCGCGGTCAGCTGGATCAGCGGATGCGGTTCGACATCCGGCTCGATCAGCCCAAGCGATTTGAGTTTTTCCAGACGCTCGAGGCGCAGCACTTCCGGCCCCGCGTCGTAGCGGCCGCGATATTTTTCGACGATGTCGGCGGGCGCCTGCAGCGGCCAGTGCGGCGCGGAAAACGGCAGGTAGGCGAAGAATGGCCGGCTCTGGTCACGCTCCTTGAGGTACTGCAACAGCTTGTCGCCGAAGGCGTCGGAGGAATAGAAATCCTTCGGCAATTCGTCGATGAAGGTGTCGTCTTCGATGTACAGCGCCGGGGTGGATTTCAGCAGGCCGGGCGTGTGTTCGTCGTAGGTCGGTTCGAAGCCGTAGTGGTTGGCCGCGCCGGGCAGCAGCGAGAACGAACGCTCGAAACCGCGGGCGTGGGGCGCCAGTTCGGCGGTCAGCCCCAGGTGCCATTTGCCGCTCATCAAAGTCTGATAACCGGCCTCACGCAGCAACTCCGGCAGCGCGACGACACGGTCATTGAGGTAACCCTCGTAGCCCGGCTTGCCGATCAGTTCCGGGGTCAGGGCTTCGGCCATGGTGCCGATGCCGGCGATGTGGTGATCGGTGCCGGTGAGCAGCATCGAGCGGGTCGGCGAGCAGGTCGGTGCGGTGTGAAAATCGGTCAGGCGCAAGCCATTGTTGGCCAGCGCATCGAGGTTCGGCGTGGCGATTTCGCCGCCGAAGGCTCCGATGTCGGAGAAGCCGAGATCATCGGCCAGAATCACCAGAAAGTTGGGACGTTGCGGCATCGACAGGCTCCTGTTCAGCAGGCAATGAACGACAGCGGCAGATCGCGGATCTGCACCGGTGCGCTCGGTTGGTAATGGTCGTCACTGGTCAGTTCGTGCAGCAGTTCTTCGCGCAACTGGTGGAAGTCGAAACTGCTGCGCTGGCGCGGATGGGGCAGGGCGATGTCCACCACCTGTTTGATCCGGCCCGGGCGCGGCTCCATGACCACCACGCGGTCGGCGAGGAAAATCGCTTCCTCGACATCGTGGGTGACCAGAATCGTGGTGATCTTTGCCCGCTCGCGAATCGCCAGCAGCTCGTCCTGCATCTGCTGGCGGGTCAGCGCGTCGAGGGCGCCGAAAGGTTCGTCGAGCAACAGGATCCGTGGGCTCGCCACCAGGCCGCGAGCAATCGCCACGCGCTGAGCCATGCCGCCGGAGAGTTGGTGCGGGTAGGCGCGGGTGAAGTCGCGCAGGCCTACCAGTTCGATGAAATCGTTGACGCGTTGCTGCTTTTCGGAGGCAGCCAGCGGCTCGTTCACCAAGCCCAGGCCGATGTTGTCGGCCACCGTCAGCCACGGGAATAGACGGTGCTCCTGAAACACGATGCCGCGCTCGCCACCGACGCCGTTGACGGCTTTGCCATCGACTGTGATCTGCCCGCGAAACTGCGTGTCGAGGCCCACCAACAAGCGCAGCAAAGTGGATTTGCCGCAGCCGCTGGAACCGACGATGGCGACGAATTCGCCCTCGGCAATGTCGAGGTTGAATTCGCGAATCGCCTCCAGTTCGAAACCGTCGACGTCGAAAGATTTGCCTACATGGTTGAAGCTGACAATCGGTGCGTTCATGCGTGTCTCCAGCGGGTGGCGCGGATTTCCAGGCGTTGGCCAATGAGGTTGAGCAGGGCGCCGGTGAGGCCGACCAGCAGCATCCCGGCCATGATCAGGTCCATGCGCAGCAGTTGTTGGGCGCCGATCATCTGGCTGCCGATGCCGCCGTTGGACGGCATGAAATATTCGGCGCCGATGGTGCCCAGCCAGGCGTAGATCAGGCTCAGGCGCAGGCCGGCGAAAATCCCCGGCGCGGCGCCCGGCAATACCAGTCGACGCAGGCGTTGGGCGAGGCTCAGGCGCAGCACCTGCGCGGCTTCGTTGAGCTGTGGCGAGAGGTTGGCGACGCTGCGTTGAGTCGCGACAAACAACGGAAAGAAAGCGGCGAGGGCGACGAACACCCACTTCGCCAATTCGCCCAGACCGAACCAGGCGGTGAGCAACGGCACCCAGGCGAAAATCGCGATCTGGCGAAGGGCGGCGAGGGTCGGGCCGAGCACCCGTTCGCTGGTACGCGACAGACCCAGCAACAAGCCCAGCACGAGGCCGAGGCCGCCGCCAATCAACAAGCCGCCGAGTGTGCGGCCCAGGCTCAGGGCCATGCCCGAGATCAGCGTGCCGTCGAGCAATCCGTTTTTCGTTGCCTCAAGCACCACCCACGGGCTGACCAGAATGTTGGCATCGATCCATTGTTGATCGACCGCCAGTTGCCACAACGCAAACAGCGCCAGCGGCAGCAGCCACGGCTGCACGCGTTGCCAGCCTTCGTAGCGTGGGCCGCGACGAATTTCCGCCGTGGCCGGGTGCGGCCAGTGCACCAGTTTTCTGTCCAGCAGGCCGATGCCGCGATCCATCGCCACCCCGATCAGGCCGATCACCACGATGCACACAAAGACGATGTCGAGCATGAACAACTGACGCGCCCAGACCATCAGGTAACCGATGCCTTCGCTGGAGGCCAGCAGTTCCACCGCGAGCAATGAAGTCCAGCCAGCGGCCAGCGCCAGGCGCACGCCGGCCATGAACGCCGGGAGGGCGGCGGGCAGCACCAGTCGGCGGATCAACAGACGTGGCGGCAAACGTAAAACAGCGGCGGCTTCACGTAATTTGGGTTGCGCATCGCGCACGCCGACCAGCGTGTGCAGGGTCACCGGCACCACGATGGCCTTGACCAGCACCACCAGTTTCAGCGTTTCGCCGATGCCGAAAAACACCATGAACAGCGGAATCCACGCCAGCGTCGGCACCTGGGCCAGGCCGGTGAAGGTCGGGAAGATCAGGCGTTCGAGGCGACGGCTGAAGCCCAGCGCCGCGCCGAGTACTGCGCCGGCGGAAACGCCCGCGAGCAGGCCCCAGAACAACCGTTGCAGGCTGATCCACAAATGACTCCACAACTCGCCCTGGGACAGCTCGATCGCGCTGCTCCACACCAGTGACGGCGCCGGCAGGATCTGTTCGCTCATCCATTGATTGCGCGCCGCCAGCCACCACAGGGCGAACAGTCCGAGCGGTAATATCCAGGGTAAGACGCGGTGGCTCAGGCGTGGCCAGGTGCGCCGGCTTTTCAACGGCGGTGCGGCCAGTGGCAGGCTGAGCAGGGATTCACGGGCCATGGGTGACCTCCGTTGTCGGGTTGGATCGTGTTAGCGGAATTAGCTGAAAACTAATTGTTATAAGCGAATTGAAAAATAACAATTTTGGAGATAAGCAGCGCCATTTAAGGCCTCCAGCCCTGCACGCATCCAATGCATTCGAAGAATATTTTCGATGCTCTCCATGCATACCGCTCTGCATGTCCCGATTTTGCTGACTTAGCTTGAATAGCTATAAAAATGTGCGTTTTAAGTATTTAAGTGCTGGTACGGATTGCGCCTACTTTCGGTTCCTCAATGCCCGCCGTGATCAGGAGCCGCACCCATGAACCTTCCCTTCAAACGTGTCATCAGTCTGTTTGCCGCGCCGGCGCTGGCGGGGCTGCTGGCGTTCTCTGCCCAGGCCGACGAGCTCAAGGAGATCAGGATTGCCGTGCCGGATCTGAGCGCCGGCACCCAGCACAGCGGTGGGGGCATCGTGGACGTGCTGCGCGATCAGCAGATCTTCGAAAAGGCCTTCGCCGATCAGGGCATCAAGATTCAGTGGAGTTTCTTCAAGGGCGCCGGACCGGTGATCAACGAAGCGTTCGCCAACGGCCAGGTGGACCTGGCCTATCTCGGAGATCTGGCGGCCATCATCGGCAAGTCCAACGGACTGGATACGCGCCTGCTCAGCGCCAGCGCCCGGGGTGTGAAGCAATACCTGGGCGTGGTGCCGGGTTCGGGGATCAAGACGCTGCAGGATCTCAAAGGCAAGCGCGTGGCGATCTTCCGCGGCACTGCGACCCAGTTGTCGTTCGATGCCGCGTTGGCCAGTGTGGGCCTGAGCGAGAAGGACGTGAAAGTGATCAACCTCGATTTCAACGCAGCGGTTGCCGCGCTGGCGGCGAAGCAGATCGATGCGTCGTGGGGCAGCTCTGGGCTGACTGCATTGCAGGCCAAAGGCCTGGCCGAGTTGCCATTGAACACCAAGGATCTCGGCGGCGCTGGCAGTGTGCAGTCGGTGCTGGTGGGGACCGGCAAATTTGTCGACGGGCATCCGGA includes the following:
- a CDS encoding Crp/Fnr family transcriptional regulator, producing the protein MDKVWRERLLTGQWFSHLPLSFQDSLLAAARERRLAAGQRLFQRGDAPCGLYAVLDGAVRIGAVSEQGKEALLSLVEAPHWFGEICLFDGQPRTHDACAVGPCTLLNIPQATLLKLLDEQPVYWRHLALLMSHKLRLTFINLEQLSLLPAPARLAHRLLMIAEGYGELDPPRCVLQLPQEQLASMLSLSRQTTNQILKDLKDQGIIGLGYGEIEILDMEKLRATCQI
- a CDS encoding ABC transporter ATP-binding protein, with the protein product MNAPIVSFNHVGKSFDVDGFELEAIREFNLDIAEGEFVAIVGSSGCGKSTLLRLLVGLDTQFRGQITVDGKAVNGVGGERGIVFQEHRLFPWLTVADNIGLGLVNEPLAASEKQQRVNDFIELVGLRDFTRAYPHQLSGGMAQRVAIARGLVASPRILLLDEPFGALDALTRQQMQDELLAIRERAKITTILVTHDVEEAIFLADRVVVMEPRPGRIKQVVDIALPHPRQRSSFDFHQLREELLHELTSDDHYQPSAPVQIRDLPLSFIAC
- a CDS encoding DUF962 domain-containing protein gives rise to the protein MKSLVDHLSQYAAYHRDPRNIASHFIGIPLIVVAVAVLLSRPEWSVGNLWISPAVIVALASAWFYLRLELKLGILMTVLMGLSVWAGHVLAQQSTLVWLSAGLAMFVIGWVIQFVGHHYEGRKPAFVDDVSGLIVGPLFVVAELAFMLGMRHELKEQIEARAGVVRVNPNRAAV
- a CDS encoding GlcG/HbpS family heme-binding protein, producing the protein MTAKYLIASLAISLGATAFAAPELPRHADLDLKTARRLADATLENCTGTVSVLDRGGNLLVTLRGDGIGPHNTAASQRKAYTALSTKTPTRVFAERARSNPETANLNTLDELLLLGGGIPLFAGKELVGAMGVAGSGGGEQDEACAIKAANIVGLSINRT
- a CDS encoding AraC family transcriptional regulator → MKEPTSLASWTRALRKQLDALGLDSTALCQQAGLDPQLMDDPNARYPLSATTRLWEIAVQVSGDPAIGLRVSRFVSPTTFHALGYALVASGSLREVFERIVRYHQVVSDALELELTRTEDRYRFRLKIPVDNPAPAFEAIDAFAAIYVRTCRNRLGRDYAPLAVYLRRPEPTDAHQWHKVFRSPVHFSAEEDCIEFALADFDSHLDDANPELAEHNEAVLKRTLAQLQPLTWERKVRDAIEEQLPEGEPSAERIAQALHLSLRSLQRHLADEGCRFDTLLNESRENLALLHLRDPQCSLSEVSYLLGFADTSSFSRAFKRWTGMTPGQFRDQLR
- the uraH gene encoding hydroxyisourate hydrolase, giving the protein MTPLRITFAALGLSAFSSLALAAGNPLSVHVLNLENGLPSPGINVTLERHVGQDWQPLAQGTTNEQGRIAELFPANKPFEAGEYRVVFKTGEYFEKTKHETFFPEIPVIFKVKQTDQHYHIPLLLSPYGFSTYRGS
- a CDS encoding arylsulfatase; amino-acid sequence: MPQRPNFLVILADDLGFSDIGAFGGEIATPNLDALANNGLRLTDFHTAPTCSPTRSMLLTGTDHHIAGIGTMAEALTPELIGKPGYEGYLNDRVVALPELLREAGYQTLMSGKWHLGLTAELAPHARGFERSFSLLPGAANHYGFEPTYDEHTPGLLKSTPALYIEDDTFIDELPKDFYSSDAFGDKLLQYLKERDQSRPFFAYLPFSAPHWPLQAPADIVEKYRGRYDAGPEVLRLERLEKLKSLGLIEPDVEPHPLIQLTAQWDALSDEQKRISARAMEVYAAMVERMDWNIGRVVDYLRQQGQLDNTFILFMSDNGAEGALLEAFPKFGPQLMTYLSQHFDNSLDNIGRANSYVWYGPNWAQVATAPSRLFKAFTTEGGIRVPALLHYPQLPLKGQISHGFGTVMDITPTILDLAGVRHPGKQWHGKTVAPLRGKSWLGFLSGETAQVHDEHTVTGWELFGRRAIRQGQWKAVWIPGPVGPATWQLYDLSSDPGEIHDLASSQPQRLEALIEHWQRYVEETGVILSESPFQPD
- a CDS encoding heavy metal response regulator transcription factor yields the protein MRLLVVEDEAKTANFIAKGLGESGFAVDVALNGLDGRYFIEQQEYDLIILDVMLPGLNGWQLLQLIRQRGATPVLFLTAKDAIEDRVRGLELGADDYLLKPFAFAELLARVRTLLRRGPMREAESYSIADLEIDVLRRRVSRGGQRIALTNKEFALLHLLASRQGEVLSRTLIASQVWNLNFDSDTNMVEVAVRRLRSKVDDPYMPKLIHTVRGVGYQLEAPDDAR
- a CDS encoding heavy metal sensor histidine kinase; the protein is MRARSIAWRLALAFAAVCALVLGAIGVFLYRSLASELAWRDDMALLGRLEQVRALLADSDSLDALQARPRLYQNMLGNLDSLLLVQRADGSNVITINPRQRALPSVPAIPRDQPPQRSDVLVWQASDGVELALLSGQAQGPNGESLTVIAGKVLSEREQMLGSYRLRLYLAVGLGAVLAFTLGLVLLRRGLRPLRKLSEALRGIDLRSLDQRVPTTGTPTELLEPVQALNGMLGRLDDGFQRLSQFSADLAHEIRTPLHTLLASNGQALNHPRTSTEYQDVLASNMEEFERLKRMAENLMFLARAEQAERALDLRPLKLHDIGEELCDYFEALADDREIRLENTFSGELLADQQLLQRALGNLLANAVRHADAGSVISLRRRDEPGVCWLQVHNLGPVIAQEHLGKLFDRFYRVDPSRAEPGDSGGLGLAIVQSIMQLHGGRVRVSSDANGTVFELGFMLV